In Streptomyces sp. NBC_01408, one DNA window encodes the following:
- a CDS encoding thioesterase family protein: MTTPTATAVKYLLEIQTTLQVRPRFEGSNINTWIGFKHVNYLVEEAVLEHFRNAGLPSRELFEEYGLGVDVVDLDTRILHAFHQDDVARAVVVPVTKDGDTAFGFSVTLYVERDGKELKAVTSKAKVSLRVDDYLAAVPVPAELQRFAVARLGSGAERSVHHGAEAAPAANTALSAGRGTTGADPVLEQLLAGANAFGWKWRIPYPYCHFNERLALSGYLRQVEEVVDLFLADRGISIKTLLDDRKWIPVVPRSQIQFLDEALMEEDLYTVFTVEEVFKDFTYTARTDFYVVRDGRLVQTATGRITHGYAVFENRRDWSLVGFDERVVRALNGEPAAG, translated from the coding sequence ATGACCACCCCGACCGCAACGGCCGTCAAGTACCTGCTGGAGATCCAGACCACCCTCCAGGTGCGCCCCCGCTTCGAGGGCTCCAACATCAACACCTGGATCGGCTTCAAGCACGTCAACTACCTCGTCGAGGAAGCCGTCCTGGAGCACTTCCGCAACGCCGGACTGCCCTCCCGCGAGCTCTTCGAGGAGTACGGCCTCGGTGTTGACGTCGTGGACCTCGACACCCGCATCCTGCACGCCTTCCACCAGGACGACGTGGCCCGCGCCGTCGTCGTCCCGGTCACCAAGGACGGCGACACCGCCTTCGGCTTCTCCGTCACCCTGTACGTCGAGCGGGACGGCAAGGAACTGAAGGCCGTGACCTCCAAGGCCAAGGTCTCGCTGCGCGTCGACGACTACCTCGCCGCGGTCCCCGTCCCCGCCGAGCTCCAGCGCTTCGCCGTGGCCCGCCTCGGCAGCGGCGCCGAGCGCTCCGTGCACCACGGCGCCGAGGCCGCCCCGGCGGCGAACACCGCGCTGTCCGCGGGCCGCGGCACCACCGGTGCGGACCCGGTGCTGGAGCAGCTCCTGGCCGGCGCGAACGCGTTCGGCTGGAAGTGGCGGATCCCCTACCCCTACTGCCACTTCAACGAGCGTCTGGCGCTCTCCGGCTACCTGCGCCAGGTCGAGGAGGTCGTCGACCTCTTCCTCGCCGACCGGGGCATCTCCATCAAGACGCTGCTGGACGACCGCAAGTGGATCCCGGTCGTGCCGCGCTCTCAGATCCAGTTCCTCGACGAGGCCCTGATGGAGGAGGACCTCTACACCGTCTTCACCGTCGAGGAGGTCTTCAAGGACTTCACGTACACCGCGCGCACCGACTTCTACGTCGTACGCGACGGACGGCTGGTCCAGACGGCCACCGGACGCATCACCCACGGCTACGCGGTGTTCGAGAACCGT
- a CDS encoding alpha/beta fold hydrolase: MTGAPAPVSVRLSRPGRGAAPLRVLLLHGLAGGANVWDTYLEHTRDSPHAVWTAELPWRAEEVEGWTARSPAHWAGEAMGGVPGGPDVVIAHSFGANALLALLDGRDARHLPRAVVLVSPFYRPRPEAFDWEAISYYLNDFDRILADGLRVRSDGRIPAGMRQEMALKVRDRIGPYGWVSFFDTYLRTPALRTDRMTMPCLIVGGEQDFASFPADSEALCSALPYAKAEILPDCGHFAMAEQAAEFAALTEGFVGSVA, encoded by the coding sequence GTGACCGGGGCACCCGCGCCGGTCTCCGTACGGCTGAGCCGTCCGGGCCGGGGCGCGGCCCCGCTGCGCGTCCTGCTGCTGCACGGGCTGGCCGGCGGGGCCAACGTCTGGGACACGTACCTGGAGCACACCCGGGACTCCCCGCACGCGGTCTGGACCGCCGAACTGCCCTGGCGGGCCGAGGAGGTCGAGGGCTGGACCGCGCGGTCCCCCGCCCACTGGGCCGGAGAAGCGATGGGCGGGGTGCCGGGAGGCCCGGACGTGGTGATCGCGCACTCCTTCGGCGCGAACGCCCTGCTCGCCCTGCTGGACGGCCGGGACGCGCGGCACCTGCCACGCGCCGTCGTACTGGTCTCGCCGTTCTACCGGCCCCGCCCCGAAGCCTTCGACTGGGAAGCGATCTCCTACTACCTCAACGACTTCGACCGGATCCTCGCCGACGGCCTGCGGGTCCGCTCCGACGGCCGGATCCCGGCCGGAATGCGCCAGGAGATGGCGCTCAAGGTGCGGGACCGGATCGGTCCGTACGGCTGGGTGAGCTTCTTCGACACCTACCTGCGGACCCCCGCCCTGCGCACCGACCGCATGACCATGCCCTGCCTGATCGTCGGCGGCGAGCAGGACTTCGCGTCCTTCCCCGCCGACAGCGAGGCACTGTGCTCGGCCCTGCCGTACGCCAAGGCCGAGATCCTGCCCGACTGCGGCCACTTCGCGATGGCCGAGCAGGCGGCGGAGTTCGCCGCCCTCACCGAGGGCTTCGTCGGATCCGTCGCGTAA